In the genome of Phragmites australis chromosome 9, lpPhrAust1.1, whole genome shotgun sequence, the window gccatctgtggtttatttaaaaattagaaGACTGGGTAAAAAAAAGTTGATCGCTACATCTGCCACATTACTGAACTTCACCATCTTTGCAAAGTGATGAGACTTTCTAAACATAGTATCATGATGATCATTTCTGTTAATTGTTGATTTTCTTTCGTCCCTAGTGCATATTGTGCTTTTATCTAGTTCACTGCTGAATTTTGGCTCCTTAAGGAGCTGTTAGAATTTAAAACTCATGGAGAAGACCTCCATTTTGTGGTATGATATCGGGAAGTTGGAAGTTTAAGGTTGTCATTTATGTATGTATTTGATCATAGTTAATAGTTCACTACTAAGATTACATTTGAGTCTGGCATAGAAGCATTTTCCAACCATGTTACCTTCAAGTTGTCCTAGTAATATCAGATCATATGTCATCATGTTCCTTCTGATATGTGCTGCAGCCACAATGAGGCCCAACCAGTTGAAGATATAAGGTCAACCCAGTTTTGACCAAAGTTTTTTTTACCTAACTGTACAAGGAACATGTTTTCTCATCGGGTGGCTTCATTCTAGTTTGCCATATTATGCATTTATTtgactaaatatttttatagattgAGAGACCATTGCAAAAACATGGAGGAAGACTTGACAAAGGTGAGCAATATTGTGGCACATGTTATGGTGCTGAGGAGGTATGTATACCCTTTGCTATAATTATTTGTTTCATTTTACTTTATAGTAACTTTTATTTCCTTGTCCAACTCATTCTGTCACCTTTTAACTTTGCAACAGTCAGATGATCAATGCTGTAATTCTTGTGAAGAAGTTAGGGAGGCATATAAGAAGAAAGGATGGGCCCTTACGAATCCTGACCTGATTGACCAGGTATATCAGCTATTTTAGCATGTTTTTACCTTGGCTTAATTCATTAAATTGTTTGATATTGAGTTTTTCTTTGGGAAAATTTTACCTTGACAATTGTATGGTGCACAATTCATGCACGCTTAAGAAATCACTATTCCTGGAAGTCCCTagcttatattttttattcctCAATCCATCATCTGCCCTGAATAACAGGAATTACCGGCTTCACTGTAGTGCACATCATTTATACTTGAACGCCCTTTTTCATTGCTTATGTTTGCCTTACAATGGCTCAAGTTCAGTATGAGTCCACTACCTAGCTTGGTCTTTAATGCGATTCAAATTGAGGTCGCTCAGTTTTTATATGAAGCAGAGCTGAGCTGATTCTGGCTCGCCCGAACTTGACCCCTTTGCAGCCCTAGTGGCACTTCATGCAATATGCTGCCTCATGTGCATATGCTCCTGATCTTTCCGTGCAGTAGCCATGTGTGTTGTCTATCCTATTTTAGGTTGTTACTTTCCACAGGAAGCCAGGGTTGTTACTTTGCAATGGCTGCACTGTTGTACATGAGTCTTCTATACCACACGGCATGTTGGGCACTTGGGCCTCATTTGTGTATGGGAAGAAGGGTGTAATTTCGTATCTCCTACTGTCAACTGGAATATATACAGGACTTGTTTTTCTCAAGGATTAAACTTGAGGACGCTGTACTGTTTGATGGGCATTTCTATGAGGTTTACTGGACCTTTTGGTGGCTAACATGATATGAATCAGATAAAATGAATTGCACAATGCTAATCTTCTAGAAGCTTGCAAATCTAAGATACCCTAAATACTTGATACATTGATTCCTAATCTGGattggaaatattttttgtgTTCTAACTTTTTCAAGTTTTCCTGCACACTTTCTATTACGACTGCTGATATTCAATGGTGTTTGTGACTGGTACGACAGTGCACAAGAGAGGATTTTGTTGAAAGGGTTAAAACTCAACAAGGTGAAGGCTGCAATGTCCATGGCTTTCTAGATGTCAGTAAAGTTGCTGGAAATTTCCACTTTGTCCCAGGCAAAGGATTTTATGAATCGAATATAAATGTGCCAGAGTTGTCGTTAATTGAAGGTGGTTTCAATGTAAGTAGGTCATGTAAATGGTTTTATAGTTCTTTGagtaaatttcgcaaaactacagatactttgataaaattatcacaaaattacagatttaagtaatagtttcacaaaactacagatttagtgaTAATCTCAAAACTACAGAtctttgacaaaattatcgcaaaattacagatttaagcgacaatttcacaaaactatagattgAGCAccaattttatcgtaaaactataaatTCTAGAGGAGCTATTTTTAATCCCATTACCATGACGATCGGGCTCCGCTTGCAGTTCACAGCAACTGCCAGCTCATGAAACATACCATCCGGGAGCTTATGAAACTATAGATATTTTGGCAAAATTATCGCAAATaacaaaattacagatttaagcaatagtttcacaaaactacaaatttagcgtcgattttatcgtaaaactatagattctatcgCATACCTGTTAACCTGACGAATGTGCCCCGCTTGCAGTCACATGAACTCTCGGGCGGTCCGTTTCATGAGCTGGTAGCTACTGTGGGACTGCAAGCGGGGCCCGATCATCATGGTAGCGAGGCTGGGAACAACTCCTCTAGAATATgaagttttgtgataaaattggcgctaaatctgtaattttgtgaaattattgcttaaatctgtagttttatgataattttaattaagtatctgtagttttgcgataaaattggcactaaatctgtagttttatgaaactattgcttaaatatgCAGTTTGgcgataattttgtcaaagtatttgtagttttacaaaatttactctAATTCTTTTGAAGTGTTTCTAATAACTTTGCTTGAAACTTTAACAGATTACCcacaaaataaataaactgTCCTTTGGGACAGAATTCCCTGGTGTTATTAATCCACTTGATGGGTAAGTCTATACCTCTAGCTCATTGAGCATAAAATGGCCTCAATTCTTTTTCAAGCATTTATTATCCTTAATGTGTTATTCtggcaattttattttttatatcctCAAACACTTAAAAATTCATGAACACAGTGCTCAGTGGACACAGCCAGCATCGGATGGGACATACCAGTATTTCGTAAAGGTGATTATTTTTCCATCCATGTTTGTTACAGTTCTATGGCTTATTGCTGCTGCTCTTGGTCAAAGAATTTACTGACCATCTTGCATAACAAATTTACTGGGTTTTCCTGTCCAGGTTGTTCCTACAATTTACACTGATATAAGAGGGAACAAGATTCATTCAAACCAGGTTAGTGGAGTTAATTGAATGATTATATACAACCTTTTTATTTTGTCGACATTAATTATCAGCTGTTACTTTTGATTGCAGTTCTCGGTGACGGAGCACTTTAGAGATGGAAATGTTCGTCTAAAACCCCAACCTGGAGTATTTTTCTTCTATGATTTCTCGCCTATAAAGGTAATAATAGAGGAGAAAAGATGTGTATTCCAATTTCTATAGGAATTGAGCATTATTACTTATTATCATTCTATCTTGGCTTTCTCTATGTTCGCCTTTTTAATCTGTGTGTTCCAATATGCTCGTTTATGTGCGGCTATGTGCATTCTTACTGAACATGCAGGTATAATTGCACTGTCTGTGATTATTCCGTTCTATTCGGAACGTGCTAAAAGCTGAATACCTTTCTTTTacccttttttctattttatggTTGCATGCATCTGAAGTTGCAGGCCCTAGTTGAAGTAACCTTTTAGGctggggaaaaaaaaaagataacaaaGTTAGTATTACTGGTCTGtacataaaaaaatgaaaaggagTTGGATATTGTCCGAAGGTcctttttgccaaaaaaaagtcCCAAACATACCTGTGCATGTGCATCAGGATGAGTGTAATACTTCTTGGCATCAAAATTTAATGTGCATATGCATGTAATAAACATATGGATAATATAAAAGCAAACCTGTGATTGTATTAActaattattaattttttattaggtCAAGTTAAGTCCTGTCGTAGTCTTCTCAGATTGAAAGCTACTCGTTTCAGTTCGTCAGGTCAGTGACCCCTGTAAAATTGAACCTTAACTCCAGCTGTCTGTCTGTTGTTTTGTAGGTGATATTCACAGAAGAAAATAGATCCCTACTCCACTACCTGACGAACCTATGTGCTATAGTGGGAGGTATGAGCAATACCTCTTTATGCAAGAACTAGCTGATTTTTTTACGACATCAAAAGATTGTTACCTCTTCAGTTTTCACTAAATGAAACCTTCCAACCCTTGAAAATCTCTCTTAATGCTCTATTATTTCTTTGACTGTTTTTGTTACATGGCAAGAATTTTGTGGAATCAGCTGTCCACATTTATCATCTATTGCAATTTTGTATGAACCCTTGATAAAATAGTTTTAGCTGATTTTCAATGTGTAGTACATATAATATGGATGCAACTGACTAAACTGTGGTCTCTGTGATCCTCAGGGGTGTTCACTGTCTCTGGCATTATCGACTCGTTCATATTCCATGGACAGAAGGCACTCAAGAAGAAAATGGAGCTAGGCAAGTACAGATGATCTACATCAATCTTTTCCTAGTTTTGTGGCATGCAAGGAGGGTGTATGCCTGCTAAAGATGAGACGCCACTTACATTGAGAGGTTGCAAGGCCATCAAATGGATGATGTTGCACGTTAGTTGATCGAATATTACCTGTAAAAAGACAAGGAATAGGCTGGTCTGGGGGAGTGCTTCGTGTCTATCATTGTTGACTATCGTTGAATGGAGTAAACTGGTGTGATGCGGTGGATAGATCAATAGATCACAGGATGTTTCTCATGAAATTTTGTTCAAGGAAACAGCTTCACTCATTGTGTCTTTCATCCTTTGAACTTTGTTCATAGTTTGCTGCTGCTTTCCAGAAAGAACTAGAACAATTCCATTTGATTGCCTTTCAACTCATTACATAACATGGctttttttgttttgcattCGGTATGAGCTCTTCAATAAACATATATGATTAAGCTGAAAGGaaagaattatatatattattatagtagTGAGTATTATGCTGAAAGGGAAAAAATGTAAATTGATGTAATAAAAATTCAGTATAAACAAAAGAGGGATTGCTTCTCTAGTTAACAAAGGGGTTGACTTTAAGCTTTTGATCAAGTATTACTGATCTGATTTGCCTTGCACAGTTGCACTTCGATCGGATCATGTTTCGATCTGAAGAGCTGAATGGATAAGAACAAATCAAACCTTCAGAGATAGAGGGTGTTCATTACTTGTCAGGAATATTTTTCTCGTTGACTGATCTGTACATGAGCCTGCATTATGTAATTATGTTGGTCAATAGATATGATCCACTACAGATTTCACTGCAAGTGGCCATTTTTTAACAGCATTGATGGACACACTCAACAAATTGAACCCCAGAAAAGGTTCCTGTGATCTCTCCCAGCGTTATGAGAGTAAAACCAACTTAATCTGCCAAAAAAGGTGCTTGTAAAATTCCTCACTGCCTTACCAAGTAACATCCCACACTCTAGGATGAGCAAGGAAATTGGATAGAACAAATGAACGATGGTGTGTCTTTTAGGTCAGTACTTCTGGAATTCACCACTTCAGCCCTGAGAAGAAACCTTTGGAAGGAGCCCTTTCTCGGGGTGGGTTACCCTACAAAATCTGCAAGATGATGCAATTAGGCTAACAAAACCAGCCCAGCTGGTACGCAGTTTTTCTAGAAGCTCATAGATTTGCAGAAAGAACATATTACAGAAGAGAGAAGATGGTAGCAACACAACTCTACTCTTTGTTGCTAAAGGAAACTTCGTCGTTGAACTATCGAAACTAAGCTACATTGTAAGCATAAGATCGTACATTAGTTGTCCATTTCGTATTTATAAAACCTCTCTTAGTCCATACATATCAACCAGTATTATCAACGGAATATTCCcatcaaacaaaatatttgcaacTTGATGAGAAGTTAACGCGTGAATGTACggtttattttgttttgaaggAATACACACTTCGAACATGGGCACAATCCAAATATTATCTCAACTCTTGAATAATTTAGCTCGAAAAAAGTACTCATGCCAGCTAATTGGCAATGTAGAGGAATTTCTATTGGGGGCATTATGGGTGACCCTTTGGAAGATCTGAAGGACTTCTAatcattcttaaaaaaatattgtgtaaTCTCATAAGAATGGATATGAGATTACAACAACGAATTATCGATGTGTCTTAATGAACCAGATCATGATCCAAATCACAAGGTAATGATATTAACAAACTAATTTCTCGGAATGAAGTCTTTAAACTTGTCATTAACATCGAGGCTAGAGATGATTGACCAATGATAAATTAATTTGGAATTGCATGCTCTTTTACCAGGCAGTAGGATAGATAAAAAGAGCAGAAGCGGCATCCATGCAACCCAAAGAGATAACCCGTAAGCAAAGTCAGCTCCAGGAAAGCATCTCACAACTGTAAGCGCAATCACTATGTAACAATAATATTAAAAACATTCGAAGAAACACGGGAATCAAAATGAAGTGTAAGTTGCTCCCCTTCATGAATTGGTCAGCATCAGATTAGTCCTTTTCATTTCACAGTCCCGAAATGGATGTCATGTACCTGCTGCAGGCATAATCGGGCTCTCCCTTTTCAAGGCTACTTTCAACTTCCACCTACGAAACTGCTTTTAGAGTGGATAAGGAAGCCGCATAAGAGGAGCAAAATGTACATAAATTGATTTTATGCATGCAGTGGAACATGACAGATGCAATAACTTGTGTGCAATGGAACACCTGAATATCTCAACTCTTATGCTGGCACAAGAGATACGCACAAGGCTGTCTTCACTGGAAAAGAGTTCACAGTTGGATACATCACAGTATCACATATGGCACAAACCGGTGAGCAACAGAAAGATACACTAACTtgatatgattttcatataaCCAAGTGTCACCACTGTACAAAGAGCTAACATTACAGACAACAACAAGCATAACCCTCATCACCAAATAGAGATGGCGCTTCTCAGATATTATACAGATGAAAAGTTCGGCTAAATGGGCCATGCCTAGCACCAACAAGCTAGATACCCTGAAGAACTCAAGATAGTTAGAACCCATTCATCTCCAGAAGGTAAGTGCGTCTCTTCATCAGCGCCTTTACAGCAACCTTGAATGGCCCATCGAATGCTCCGGAGACGAATGCATCGGTTTCCTTGCGGCTGGTATGGCCTCCATAGCTTCCCTCGGTTGAGGGCTTGATAGTCACCAATGTAGCACCTTGCAACGCCATACCACCAGGCAGCTCCAGATATGGAGCATACTTAAGCTTCATGTTGCAGGCTGGGACCTGAGTCCTGTTGGAACATGCTGAGGCCGACAACTGGTTCTCTCTAAACTCCTTCAGCTGCCCCGTCCCCATGCACAATGTGCCTTGGCCATCAGCATCTGTTAGTACCAAGCTCATAAGTGTGGGATGGTCCTTGATAATTGACCGGAGAAGATAGTGCCTCGTTGAAGCCGCAATCAAAGAGCTGATTGTCCAGACGACACGGAGTTTCAGCCCACCATTGGTATAGAAAGACTCTGGCATGCTCCCATTGTCCTCCAATGATGGCTCATGCTCTGCACCGACAGGCTTGCGGTCCACCCGGGTACCTCCCAGAATCACACAATTCTGAAGTGTACTCCCGTACTCTGCCCGCCATTTCAGGAGAACTCCCTCCTCAGTACCCACATCCCCGGAGGGGAGCTCGATCCGAAGATTCCGGATGTGCGTGAAGTTCCGGAGCACCTGCGCTGGCGAGTGCTGCGAGAGCTGCGGGAACAGTGACCTCCCGGTACCATTCGGGTTGCGCATGTTGTGGAACGGCTTGATGATTGTGAACAGCATCAGCTTCAGAAAGTGCGAGAAGATGTTCCGAGGCTTCGGCGAGGACAGGTTGAGCGTGTCCTCAGCGTCGCCATCAACCGCCACGACACGGTCAATCTTGACATACACGTCATGGACAAGGGAAACAAGCCCACAGAACCGCTTTGACACGCCGGAGCACCGGCCGAGCGACCGCACATCCTCGACCTTGTTCAGGATCAGCAGGACGAGCGAATCCGGCAGGCAGTCGAATTGGTCGACCTCGACCACCGGGTCTGCGTGGATTCGAGCCTTGGGATGCATTGCGCGACTCAAACGTCAAGCTTTTCTGCCACGCAGGAAGACCTAACGCCGCAAGATTGCAAGGAAACGCTGCGAACAAGCTGGTAAACCTTTGCGCCCCCGAGTGTCCTGAACAGAACAAGAACAGCGGCGGTAAGAACACAGGGGGAGCGACCAACAAAAAAATGACAGAAAAAGCAAGTGATTGATTAAACCCGCATGCATCAGAAGCGCCATAAGAAAACAACAAGGACTTCAATCAAGAACCGCGGCAAGCAAATCCAAGAATGGAATACCTTAACCACCGCCACCGCGGCTGCGACCCAACTCAGATGGACAAATCGAGCTCGGAGCTCGACCGACCCCACGCAAAACCTGACCTTTCGCCGGAACACGGCCGGATCCAACGCCGGGACGCACGGGAAGGGACTTGAGCCGGGAAACCGCCCCCGAGAAACAGCCTACAAGACTGGCGGTTCTGAGCCCAAAAACCTGCAAAACTTCACCAAACCGAGCACCGCGCAGCTCCTGCAGGCAGATGGAACATCTGAGGGCTTCGATTCGGGAGGATTCTGGTGCGAATCCAACGAGATTAGGGTTTATGGGACGAGAAGCTGGGGACTTTTCCCCCTctgagagagcgagagagatgCAGAGGACCACTTCTTGGCTCTTGCTAATGCTGCCCTTCCCTCTTTCTCACCCCCTCCGACGCGGCTTTAATATTGTCTCGGAGGTGTTAAGTAACGGCTCCGTGCCGTCCAGTCCACGTCAGCGGCAGAATTGTGATGGA includes:
- the LOC133929113 gene encoding uncharacterized protein LOC133929113 isoform X1, translated to MDVFLQRLKRLDAYPKVNEDFYKRTLSGGVVTLVAAVIMLLLFISETRAYFFSATETKLVVDTSRGERLRVNFDITFPSIPCTLLSVDTTDISGEQHHDIRHDIEKRRLDSHGNVIEARKEGIGGAKIERPLQKHGGRLDKGEQYCGTCYGAEESDDQCCNSCEEVREAYKKKGWALTNPDLIDQCTREDFVERVKTQQGEGCNVHGFLDVSKVAGNFHFVPGKGFYESNINVPELSLIEGGFNITHKINKLSFGTEFPGVINPLDGAQWTQPASDGTYQYFVKVVPTIYTDIRGNKIHSNQFSVTEHFRDGNVRLKPQPGVFFFYDFSPIKVIFTEENRSLLHYLTNLCAIVGGVFTVSGIIDSFIFHGQKALKKKMELGKYR
- the LOC133929113 gene encoding uncharacterized protein LOC133929113 isoform X2, whose translation is MDVFLQRLKRLDAYPKVNEDFYKRTLSGGVVTLVAAVIMLLLFISETRAYFFSATETKLVVDTSRGERLRVNFDITFPSIPCTLLSVDTTDISGEQHHDIRHDIEKRRLDSHGNVIEARKEGIGGAKIERPLQKHGGRLDKGEQYCGTCYGAEESDDQCCNSCEEVREAYKKKGWALTNPDLIDQITHKINKLSFGTEFPGVINPLDGAQWTQPASDGTYQYFVKVVPTIYTDIRGNKIHSNQFSVTEHFRDGNVRLKPQPGVFFFYDFSPIKVIFTEENRSLLHYLTNLCAIVGGVFTVSGIIDSFIFHGQKALKKKMELGKYR
- the LOC133929114 gene encoding F-box protein At4g18380-like, whose product is MHPKARIHADPVVEVDQFDCLPDSLVLLILNKVEDVRSLGRCSGVSKRFCGLVSLVHDVYVKIDRVVAVDGDAEDTLNLSSPKPRNIFSHFLKLMLFTIIKPFHNMRNPNGTGRSLFPQLSQHSPAQVLRNFTHIRNLRIELPSGDVGTEEGVLLKWRAEYGSTLQNCVILGGTRVDRKPVGAEHEPSLEDNGSMPESFYTNGGLKLRVVWTISSLIAASTRHYLLRSIIKDHPTLMSLVLTDADGQGTLCMGTGQLKEFRENQLSASACSNRTQVPACNMKLKYAPYLELPGGMALQGATLVTIKPSTEGSYGGHTSRKETDAFVSGAFDGPFKVAVKALMKRRTYLLEMNGF